One genomic segment of Zerene cesonia ecotype Mississippi chromosome 27, Zerene_cesonia_1.1, whole genome shotgun sequence includes these proteins:
- the LOC119837270 gene encoding hemicentin-1-like, whose protein sequence is MREHTIYATCRCIAFKMILKHNICGTIVLFILIQAVDSEVKGSLTFVIDDTGSMDPEIRKLILKSRQVFEAVLKSNSPAIENFVLVTFNDPVAQFRVKTTIADEFIAALNKIEAEGGGECPEAAMKGIALGIKSSNLNSFVYVITDASADDYENYENVLLLAARLSTQVTFLLTGHCGCVTCENYKVYHKIANATGGQVFNMEKEEITNIIDYIIDSMKSTKCLVSHRHFYSEDQRKFELQFSVDDKLNEITLSLVGKNPQLKVFYSNGIEVITSVLVTLQDTLILKVMNIVKGDYIAKVEVNGNEADLSINAVCSFTFRYGFSRIPASSMARTNHRPTSGEKEYLLIEITKQDDEVELHTVQISDLVGNIIMNLKLKQVKDKFYVTEDFVSPDQIFKIAVVGKVKSTNQEITRVARATVEPAKVISVTKSTTQGTTSTTEASISRAPSIEEIKIVKSDTICLYAYKMQPSPLDSNMTTFSYDHHYGDVILQLVRDTRFQGICHQPSLR, encoded by the exons atgaggGAACATACCATATACGCTACATGTAGATGTATCGCgttcaaaatgattttaaaacataatatttgcggaacaatagttttatttatcttaatacaAGCAGTGGATAGTGAAGTGAAAGGCAGCTTAACTTTTGTTATTGACGATACTGGATCTATGGATCCAGAAATTAGGAAACTTATATTGAAGTCTAGACAAGTGTTTGAAGCTGTATTAAAGTCTAATAGCCCTGCTAtcgaaaattttgttttggttACGTTCAATGATCCcg TGGCCCAGTTTCGCGTGAAGACCACTATCGCGGATGAATTCATCGCAGCCCTTAATAAGATAGAAGCAGAAGGTGGTGGAGAATGCCCAGAAGCGGCAATGAAAGGAATTGCATTAGGAATCAAGTCAAGTAATCTCAATTCTTTCGTTTACGTTATTACCGACGCATCTGCAGATGACTATGAAAACTATGAAAATGTTCTATTGTTGGCAGCAAGGTTGTCGACACAG gtgACGTTCCTATTAACTGGTCATTGTGGGTGTGTGACTTGCGAAAATTATAAAGTCTATCATAAAATTGCCAATGCGACTGGAGGACAAGTATTTAATATGGAAAAAGAAGAAATCacaaat ataatcgattatataatagattcaATGAAATCTACGAAATGTTTAGTGAGTCACCGGCATTTCTATTCGGAAGATCAGCGAAAATTTGAGCTTCAG TTTTCAGTGGATgataaattaaacgaaattaCCCTATCATTGGTTGGGAAAAACCCTCAACTAAAGGTATTCTACTCCAACGGCATCGAAGTAATCACATCTGTGTTGGTAACACTACAGGACACTCTG ATTCTGAAAGTGATGAACATAGTCAAAGGTGACTATATAGCAAAGGTGGAAGTAAATGGTAATGAAGCGGATCTTAGTATAAACGCAGTGTGTTCTTTCACATTCCGATATGGATTCTCACGGATTCCAGCTAGTTCCATGGCCAGAACAAATCACCGTCCTACTTCAG gCGAAAAAGAATAtctattaatagaaataacgaAACAAGACGATGAAGTGGAACTGCATACTGTCCAAATAAGTGATCTTgtaggtaatataataatgaatttaaagttGAAACAAGTCAAGGATAAGTTTTATGTGACGGAGGATTTTGTGTCTCCAgatcaaattttcaaaattgct GTTGTAGGCAAGGTTAAAAGTACTAATCAAGAAATAACGAGAGTTGCCCGAGCGACTGTTGAACCCGCCAAAGTGATTTCTg TTACAAAAAGTACAACACAAGGAACAACGTCAACCACGGAAGCAAGCATATCGAGGGCTCCATctatagaagaaataaaaattgttaaatctgATACCA tatgtttgtatgcatACAAGATGCAACCGAGTCCTTTAGACTCGAATATGACCACTTTCTCTTACGATCATCATTATGGTGACGTAATTTTGCAGCTTGTGCGGGATACAAGGTTCCAAGGAATATGTCATCAGCCCTCCCTGCGCTGA